GCTGGAGTTGATCGATTCGATCTGGAAAGATCACCTGCTAGCGATGGATCATCTGAAGAGCGCCGTCGCGTTTTCTGGTTACGCCCAAGTCGACTCCAAGGTCGAGTTCAAACGCGAAGGCATGCGTTTATTCGAGAGCATGTGGCAGTCGATCGGCGAACGCGTCACCGACCTGGTCTACAAGATCGAAAGTCTGAACGAAGATTTCGTCAGCTCGACCTGGACCGAAACCGAAGCTCGTCATGACGAAGCAGGCTCGGCCGCGGCCGAACTCGCTCGTCAGCAGCAAGAGACCAATGAAGGTTCGGCCCCCGGCGAAAAGGAAGTGGTCGAGCCGATTCGCAACGTTGGCAAACGTGTGGGGCGTAACTCGCCATGTCCGTGCGGCAGCGGCAAGAAATACAAAGATTGTCATATGGGCAAAGACCGCGGAGTTACGTAGCATTGCCTGCCGATAATCAGAGAGCGGAGCCTGCCGGCGTTCTGCTTTCAATTTCCCCCTTGGATGCGTCGCTTGAACTGCTCGCCCCGTCGCGTCGCCGCTGTGCAATGAGACGGGCCCGGGAAAGGATTCCCTATGGGTTGGCTACTCAACTTCATCTATCTTGGCGCTCTCGTCGCGGCTGTTCCGTACTTCGCCTGGTCGGCGCTGGTGCGCGGGCGACGTCGCGGTGGACTGCTGCCAAAATTCTTCGGCCTCGTCACGTTTCGCCCAGGGGATCGTCCCTGCGTTTGGCTGCATGCGGTCAGCGTGGGCGAAGTCAATCTGCTAGCCACCATCATCCAGGCGATTCGCATCGAAACGCCCCACGTCGATATTTACGTCACCACCACCACGCATAGCGGATATGAGTTGGCTCGCGCCCGCTATGACGATTGCCTGGTCAGTTACGCTCCGCTCGACTTTAGCTGGGCGGTGAAGAGGGCGCTGCGGCGCATCCGCCCTCAGACGCTGATCCTGGCCGAATTAGAAATCTGGCCCAACATGATCCAGATCTCGAAACGGCAAGGGGTCAACGTTGTCGTGGTGAATGGTCGTCTGAGCGAAAAGAGCTATCAAGGCTATCGCCGCGTCGCGTCTCTGTTGCGGCCGATCATGCGGAAGCTGGACTGCATCGCGGTGCAAGACTGGACCTACGCCGAGCGATTTATCGCTTTGGGAGCGCCAGCCAAACGCGTGATCGCGACAGGCTCGTTGAAATTCGATGGAGCGGAAACCGACCGTCGCAATCCCAAGTCGCTGCGCTTGCGACGATTGGCGCAGATCCCCGCCGAAGCGATCGTCTTTCTCGCCGGCAGTACGCAAGCAGGCGAAGAAGCAGCGGCGCTCGACGCGTTTTTCTCGGCAGCGCCGCGTCATCCGCAGTTACGACTGATCCTGGTGCCGCGGCATCCAGAGCGTTTCGACGAGGTTGCGGCGATGTTGGATGATCGCAACGTCAACTGGTCGCGTCGCTCTTCGCTGGAGCAAAGCGTCGTTGACCCGACAGCCAATGTCCTGCTGATCGATACGGTGGGCGAACTTGGCGCCTGGTGGGGTCTGGCCGACATCGCGTTTGTCGGCGGCAGCTTTGGTCGCCGTGGCGGACAAAACATGATTGAACCGGCCGCCTATGGCGCGGCGGTCAGCTTTGGCCCCAACATCAAAAACTTTCGCGACATCGTCCAGTTGCTGCTGGACGCCGACGCCGCCGAGATGGTGCAAGACGAAGCGGCGCTGATCGACTTTGTGGGACGCTGTCTCGATGATCCGCAGCGGCGCGCCGCCTTGGGCGCCAACGCTCAGCAAGTGGTCGCTTCGCAGTTGGGCGCGGTGGAAAACACGCTCAAAGTGATTCGCCCTTTCTTGCCGAGGGCCGAAGTTAGTTATCGCCGAGCGGCGGCGTAGTATGCTGCGCCAGGCGTTAAGTTCCCCGCTCGCTTCTTCATCCACTCAACCCCCTGCGGAACCCCTGCGTTGATCATTGATGGGGGCGTTCTCCAGTTTCAGCAGGGACGAACGTCACATCGACGCCGCTATGCGCCAATCGTTTCGAGAACGCTTGCGACTCGCTGAATTCTACGTTCGAATCGTCCCGTGCATGGAACAGGAAGACGGGGCATTCCATCTGCTCGGCGCTCGCTAGAATAAGGGGACTTCGGTTTCGCAAATAGAAAACCTCCGGGAGCTCGATTCGATGACCAGCGCTTCTCCGCTCGATCAATTGATGCAGATGATTTGCGGCTATCAGGTTTCCCAGATCGTGCTTACGGTGGGGGAGTTGGGGCTGCCGGACATGCTCAAGCAGGGACCGAGATCGGTCGAAGATTTGGCGCAAGCGTGCGGCGCCAATCCAGACCGTCTTTACCGGTTGCTGCGTGCATCGGCGTCGGTCGGAATTTTTGCAGAAACAGAGTCGCGCGTTTTTACGACGACTCCCCTGTCAGAGCCGCTGCAAAGCGACCATCCGATGTCTTTGCAACCGTTGACGTTGATGATGGGCGTTGAGCATTACGCAACCTGGGGACGATTGCGCCGCGCCGTGCAGTCGAATGAGAACGCGTTTGAACAAGAGTACGGACTGCCGTTTTTTGACTATCTGGGCGAAAATCCAGAGCCGGCCGCGATTTTTGACGCCGCAATGACCAGTATTCATGGCCGCGAAACGGCCGCGATTCTCGCAGCTTATGACTTCTCGCAATTTGGCCTGATCGCCGATGTCGGAGGCGGCAACGGATCGAAGTTGATTTCGCTTCTCACAAAGCATCCGCAAGTGCGCGGCATGCTGGTCGATCTGCCGCATGTGGTGGAGCGGGCCGCTCCCAATTTTGTCGCCGCAGGCGTCAACGAGCGGATGACCTTGATCGGG
The nucleotide sequence above comes from Blastopirellula sp. J2-11. Encoded proteins:
- a CDS encoding acetylserotonin O-methyltransferase, with amino-acid sequence MTSASPLDQLMQMICGYQVSQIVLTVGELGLPDMLKQGPRSVEDLAQACGANPDRLYRLLRASASVGIFAETESRVFTTTPLSEPLQSDHPMSLQPLTLMMGVEHYATWGRLRRAVQSNENAFEQEYGLPFFDYLGENPEPAAIFDAAMTSIHGRETAAILAAYDFSQFGLIADVGGGNGSKLISLLTKHPQVRGMLVDLPHVVERAAPNFVAAGVNERMTLIGGDFFVEVPAGADAYMMRHIIHDWDDEKSAMILKNCRAAMQPGQKLLLVEYVIPAGNEPFFGKLLDLTMMLIPGGKERTEAEYRDLVAGCGFQLQRVINTDQPISVLESTAI
- a CDS encoding 3-deoxy-D-manno-octulosonic acid transferase, producing the protein MGWLLNFIYLGALVAAVPYFAWSALVRGRRRGGLLPKFFGLVTFRPGDRPCVWLHAVSVGEVNLLATIIQAIRIETPHVDIYVTTTTHSGYELARARYDDCLVSYAPLDFSWAVKRALRRIRPQTLILAELEIWPNMIQISKRQGVNVVVVNGRLSEKSYQGYRRVASLLRPIMRKLDCIAVQDWTYAERFIALGAPAKRVIATGSLKFDGAETDRRNPKSLRLRRLAQIPAEAIVFLAGSTQAGEEAAALDAFFSAAPRHPQLRLILVPRHPERFDEVAAMLDDRNVNWSRRSSLEQSVVDPTANVLLIDTVGELGAWWGLADIAFVGGSFGRRGGQNMIEPAAYGAAVSFGPNIKNFRDIVQLLLDADAAEMVQDEAALIDFVGRCLDDPQRRAALGANAQQVVASQLGAVENTLKVIRPFLPRAEVSYRRAAA